Proteins encoded together in one Peribacillus asahii window:
- a CDS encoding methyl-accepting chemotaxis protein, giving the protein MKKKFIHYIFHSNLVVNCTLKTRLLILLISSLVLTSSGISYIAYVQSKASTINAVEQRLERESVLFYQMVQNLMYLYVGDEEKFSQKVESVVKSQSSQMAQDGLRSDYFLLKDEKLTPFLDSKQSKVHLSDSLQRKIVEQQNGIVTTSIEGKKYTLAFRYIQELKGQYIIVLPQEKYLGEIQQMAWSISGVALICLILSALLAAFMINKLTKPLEQIREMMRKAREGNLDISFEEIQQTTPEVKSLIKSFGTLISSLQGLLQNIGATAGRLHHTGQQLQQSSNHVLVTNQGLLAGIELVKKAAEETASSSDIHIETFHKMKKDVHLIFEEMDQLFHIARNMDESAQEGTDQMNLLLRRMDVFQQESQHITKTVHMMSTHSQSVNSIVALIQSIAEQTKLLALNATIEAARAGEYGKGFSVVATEVRKLANQTSEAAKDISTNMSQMLEITSRTQLEFEHLNLHLNENVEAVMESKQSIDIWNVKVQQVKETLHSIHDYLGHLQKSLPLVEESTERYAALSQQTSASSEEMLNSSYAQQNQLKESYEIGTVLNELSSALNQQTKQFRSS; this is encoded by the coding sequence ATGAAAAAAAAGTTTATTCATTACATATTTCACTCGAATTTAGTAGTTAATTGCACCCTAAAAACAAGGTTACTTATCTTGCTTATTAGTTCTTTAGTCTTAACATCATCAGGGATAAGTTATATTGCTTATGTACAATCGAAGGCTTCCACAATCAATGCTGTGGAACAGAGGCTAGAGCGAGAGTCCGTATTGTTTTATCAAATGGTGCAAAATTTAATGTATCTCTATGTTGGAGATGAGGAGAAGTTTTCACAGAAAGTAGAATCTGTCGTGAAAAGTCAAAGTTCTCAAATGGCTCAGGATGGTCTGCGAAGTGATTATTTTCTTTTAAAAGATGAAAAGCTAACTCCGTTTTTAGATAGTAAACAATCGAAAGTACATCTTTCTGATTCGCTTCAACGGAAAATCGTTGAGCAACAAAATGGAATTGTGACGACGTCGATTGAAGGCAAGAAATATACGTTAGCTTTCCGCTATATTCAAGAGTTAAAGGGGCAATATATTATTGTTTTGCCACAAGAGAAATATTTAGGAGAAATTCAGCAAATGGCTTGGTCGATTAGTGGAGTAGCTTTGATCTGTTTAATCCTATCTGCGTTATTAGCGGCTTTCATGATTAACAAGCTAACGAAGCCACTAGAGCAAATTCGTGAAATGATGAGAAAAGCGAGAGAAGGGAATCTTGATATTTCGTTTGAAGAGATTCAACAAACAACTCCAGAAGTAAAATCCTTGATTAAAAGTTTTGGAACCTTGATTAGTTCACTGCAGGGATTGCTGCAAAATATTGGAGCGACGGCAGGGCGTCTCCATCATACAGGACAGCAGCTGCAGCAATCTTCTAATCATGTATTAGTCACTAATCAAGGACTCTTGGCAGGTATTGAGCTGGTCAAAAAAGCGGCTGAAGAAACGGCAAGCAGTTCAGACATACATATAGAAACTTTTCATAAAATGAAAAAGGATGTTCATTTAATTTTTGAAGAAATGGATCAATTATTTCATATTGCTAGAAATATGGATGAATCCGCTCAAGAAGGTACAGACCAAATGAATCTCTTATTAAGAAGAATGGATGTATTTCAACAAGAATCACAACATATTACGAAAACTGTTCATATGATGAGCACGCATTCTCAATCGGTTAACTCGATTGTTGCGCTTATTCAATCTATTGCAGAACAAACGAAATTATTAGCCTTGAATGCTACGATTGAGGCTGCGCGTGCGGGAGAGTATGGAAAGGGATTTTCTGTTGTGGCGACAGAGGTGAGAAAACTAGCAAATCAAACATCTGAAGCGGCGAAAGATATCTCTACAAATATGAGTCAAATGCTAGAGATAACGTCGAGAACGCAACTTGAGTTTGAACATCTCAATCTGCATCTTAATGAAAATGTAGAAGCTGTAATGGAAAGTAAACAATCGATTGATATTTGGAATGTAAAGGTGCAGCAAGTGAAAGAAACACTTCATTCTATACACGATTATTTAGGTCATTTACAGAAATCTTTGCCTCTAGTAGAAGAATCGACAGAGCGGTACGCCGCTTTATCTCAGCAAACATCTGCAAGTTCCGAAGAAATGTTAAACAGTTCTTACGCGCAGCAAAATCAATTAAAAGAAAGCTATGAAATTGGCACGGTGTTAAATGAATTATCAAGTGCCCTTAATCAACAAACCAAACAATTTCGCTCATCATAA
- a CDS encoding DUF1189 domain-containing protein — protein MNVFKQLYVSLYSPKDIATFRYQGLGKTIFFVFVLSLLSILPASYYFSMMIKDSIYAVKQTVSTEIPAFEIKDGKLTTESDEPIIIHKEGFTIFMDDSGVLTPSKVANQTTNGLAFLQSEFVVVSAGSAQSSPYTFIEGNNETISSWLDKADSLLWMFLSIMIFIFYIIAAVILFIKITIFSIFGLVLKNAFQKPLRYKQIWTITAYCVTLPTIFFTIMDLFQATVPFSMSLNWFIIFILLFLTLKEIPHEQEQQT, from the coding sequence ATGAATGTCTTTAAACAACTATATGTTAGTTTGTACTCGCCTAAGGATATAGCGACCTTTCGTTATCAAGGATTAGGCAAAACGATTTTTTTTGTATTCGTACTTTCCCTCCTATCCATTCTTCCCGCTAGTTATTATTTTAGCATGATGATAAAGGATAGTATTTATGCGGTTAAACAAACTGTTTCAACAGAAATACCCGCATTTGAGATTAAAGATGGCAAGTTAACGACAGAAAGCGACGAACCTATTATTATCCACAAAGAAGGCTTTACTATTTTTATGGATGACTCTGGTGTACTAACACCTAGTAAAGTTGCCAATCAAACGACGAACGGCCTCGCCTTTCTACAATCCGAATTTGTCGTTGTATCTGCCGGAAGTGCCCAGTCTTCTCCTTATACGTTTATCGAAGGGAATAATGAAACCATTTCCTCATGGCTTGATAAAGCGGACAGTTTATTATGGATGTTCTTATCTATTATGATTTTTATTTTTTACATAATAGCCGCAGTAATCTTATTTATTAAAATAACGATTTTTTCTATTTTCGGATTGGTGCTCAAAAATGCTTTTCAGAAACCGCTCCGTTACAAGCAAATATGGACAATCACTGCTTATTGCGTAACATTACCGACGATTTTCTTTACAATTATGGACCTCTTTCAGGCAACCGTTCCATTCAGTATGTCTTTGAACTGGTTCATTATCTTCATCCTTCTTTTCCTAACATTAAAAGAAATACCTCACGAGCAAGAACAACAAACGTAA
- a CDS encoding MFS transporter, translating into MGILQKVIGEGAVQKELNLLLIIGGLYSLSIALSNTFVNIYLWKQSGDFLDIGIYNLIVVIVQPLIFILAGRMAKKVDRIIVLRLGVIFLALFYLTVLLVGGNATNFLWLLGALLGMGYGFYWLAFNVLTFEITEPETRDFFNGFMGVLNSSAGMIGPISAGFIISRLNQFSGYTFVFGLSLLLFAVAVLLSFFLKRRPAHGKYCFVRVLQERKNDRNWSLITWANFCQGLREGTFMFVISIFVFIQTGSELALGSYGLLHSAVAFVAYYFASRLIKSDMRNKAILFGGVLLYAAVIFIAVDVTYARLLIYAAMIAVGYPLLLVPYVSLTYDVIGRAWHAAEMRIEYIVVRELFIHLGRIVSILGFLFAVYYFDPKQSLPIFLLIAGLGHTVIYFFVRQIKLT; encoded by the coding sequence ATGGGGATTTTACAAAAAGTAATCGGAGAAGGAGCAGTGCAAAAAGAATTAAATCTGCTGCTCATAATCGGTGGTTTATATAGTTTAAGCATCGCTTTATCTAATACATTTGTGAATATTTATTTATGGAAGCAATCAGGGGATTTTTTAGATATTGGCATTTATAATTTAATCGTTGTTATCGTTCAACCATTAATCTTTATTTTAGCAGGCCGGATGGCGAAGAAAGTCGATCGAATCATCGTGTTACGGCTTGGTGTTATTTTCTTAGCTCTTTTTTATTTAACGGTGCTCTTAGTAGGGGGAAATGCGACGAATTTTCTTTGGTTACTTGGAGCGTTGCTTGGAATGGGATATGGATTTTATTGGCTTGCTTTTAATGTATTAACATTTGAAATTACTGAGCCGGAAACACGTGACTTTTTTAATGGGTTTATGGGAGTTTTAAACTCTAGTGCTGGGATGATTGGTCCAATTAGCGCTGGATTCATTATTTCGCGGCTAAATCAATTCTCAGGATATACATTTGTCTTCGGTTTATCGTTGTTGTTGTTTGCAGTTGCCGTTTTATTAAGTTTCTTTTTAAAAAGACGACCTGCACATGGAAAGTATTGTTTTGTACGTGTTTTACAAGAGCGAAAAAATGATCGTAATTGGAGTTTGATTACGTGGGCCAACTTTTGTCAGGGGTTACGAGAAGGTACATTTATGTTTGTTATTTCTATTTTTGTATTTATTCAAACAGGAAGTGAATTGGCACTTGGGAGCTATGGGTTACTCCATTCAGCCGTTGCTTTTGTTGCTTATTATTTTGCTTCTCGCCTTATTAAGTCCGACATGCGCAATAAAGCGATTCTCTTTGGAGGAGTACTGCTTTATGCGGCAGTAATTTTCATTGCTGTGGATGTTACATATGCCAGACTTTTAATATATGCGGCAATGATTGCCGTTGGATACCCGCTTTTACTCGTACCGTATGTTTCCCTTACATATGATGTGATTGGGCGTGCATGGCATGCGGCGGAGATGCGAATTGAATATATAGTCGTTCGAGAGCTATTTATTCATCTTGGTCGTATTGTTTCTATTCTAGGTTTTCTCTTTGCTGTTTATTATTTCGACCCTAAGCAAAGTTTGCCGATTTTTTTATTAATTGCTGGTTTAGGTCATACGGTAATTTATTTCTTTGTCCGTCAAATCAAGCTAACCTAG
- a CDS encoding peptidoglycan D,D-transpeptidase FtsI family protein, with amino-acid sequence MNKKKKTHVPFRLSILFFLVFVLFSALILRLGFIQIAYGDDYRREVERTEEVTVNNAVPRGKMYDRNLNIMVDNQPLDAITYTRKQGTKSAEMLETAEKLAKLIDKEVDKVTERDKKDFWIMLHPELADQKITAQDKKKVTEGELTEADLYKLQIERITKEEYDTFSKEELEVLAIYREFTSGYALTPQIVKNKNVTKKEFARVSEHLGSLPGVGITTDWDRSYAYDKTLKSVLGKVSSSEEGLPSESLDYYLARNYSRNDRVGKSYIEAQYEEVLQGQKTKIRNITDKSGDVVDSQVITPGQRGKDLVLTIDIDLQQATEKIIEKYLLANKRMGNTKFLDRAFVVMMDPNTGEVLTMAGKRYVRDSESGKASIEDFALGNITTSYAMGSAVKGATVLTGYQQGAIQPGSVFYDTKLQIKGTPAKGSYKNFGNINDLTALKVSSNVYMFRTAINIGGGTYIPNHSLSINPKAFTTMRNSYAQFGLGVRTGIDLPNEMVGFKGTETSPGKLLDLSIGQYDTYTPMQLAQYVSTIANGGYRMKPHIVKEIREPVEDNEELGSVAEEITPTVLNRLPMKDSWIQHVQEGFKKVMMESGGTAYQFFGGKPYTVAGKTGTAEAFYDGPDREKYSEPQETMNLTIVGYSPADKPEVAFAVVVPWAYQRHTTDHHMNKLIASEIMDEYHKLKKERAKQAKAEATTTVKVNHNKDKKTDESESSTNE; translated from the coding sequence GTGAATAAAAAGAAAAAAACGCATGTGCCGTTCAGATTAAGTATTCTTTTCTTTTTAGTTTTTGTACTATTCTCTGCGTTAATCTTACGTTTAGGATTTATTCAAATTGCCTATGGCGATGACTATCGTCGTGAAGTAGAAAGAACAGAAGAAGTGACGGTCAATAATGCTGTTCCACGTGGTAAAATGTATGATCGCAATTTAAACATTATGGTGGATAATCAGCCTTTAGATGCGATTACATATACAAGAAAACAAGGAACAAAATCAGCGGAAATGTTGGAAACAGCTGAGAAGCTAGCTAAGTTAATTGATAAAGAAGTCGATAAGGTAACAGAGCGGGACAAGAAAGATTTTTGGATTATGTTACATCCAGAACTGGCTGATCAAAAAATCACTGCCCAAGATAAAAAGAAAGTGACAGAAGGGGAGCTTACAGAAGCGGATTTATATAAGCTTCAAATTGAGAGGATTACGAAGGAAGAGTACGATACCTTTTCTAAGGAAGAGCTTGAGGTACTAGCTATTTACCGCGAGTTTACGAGCGGTTATGCATTAACGCCACAAATTGTAAAAAACAAAAATGTAACAAAAAAAGAGTTTGCACGAGTGAGTGAACATTTAGGTTCTTTGCCTGGTGTAGGGATTACAACAGACTGGGATCGTTCTTACGCATATGATAAAACGTTGAAGTCGGTATTAGGAAAAGTTTCTTCATCAGAGGAAGGGTTACCGAGTGAAAGTCTTGATTATTATTTAGCACGTAATTACAGTCGAAATGACCGTGTTGGGAAAAGCTATATCGAAGCACAATATGAAGAGGTTCTACAAGGTCAAAAGACAAAGATTCGTAATATTACCGATAAATCTGGAGATGTGGTTGATTCACAAGTGATTACCCCTGGACAACGTGGTAAAGATCTTGTCTTGACGATTGATATTGATTTACAACAGGCTACAGAAAAAATTATTGAAAAATATTTACTTGCTAATAAAAGAATGGGAAATACGAAGTTTTTAGATCGAGCTTTTGTTGTTATGATGGACCCAAATACGGGTGAAGTATTAACAATGGCAGGGAAAAGGTATGTGCGAGATTCAGAATCGGGGAAAGCTTCTATCGAGGATTTTGCGTTGGGGAATATTACCACTTCTTATGCGATGGGTTCTGCTGTTAAAGGGGCGACCGTACTAACAGGTTACCAACAGGGCGCAATTCAACCGGGATCTGTCTTTTATGATACGAAGTTACAAATTAAAGGAACACCAGCGAAAGGTTCTTATAAAAACTTTGGAAACATTAATGATTTGACTGCTTTAAAAGTATCTTCAAACGTATATATGTTCCGAACAGCTATTAATATTGGTGGAGGTACGTATATACCAAATCATTCTTTGAGCATTAATCCGAAGGCCTTTACAACAATGAGAAATTCTTATGCACAGTTTGGATTAGGCGTACGTACAGGTATCGATTTACCAAATGAAATGGTTGGATTTAAGGGGACTGAAACTTCTCCAGGTAAGCTGCTTGACTTGTCTATCGGTCAGTATGATACGTATACACCGATGCAACTTGCACAATATGTATCCACTATTGCTAATGGTGGTTATCGAATGAAGCCGCATATTGTTAAGGAAATTCGTGAACCTGTAGAAGATAATGAGGAGTTAGGTTCCGTGGCTGAAGAAATTACGCCAACTGTTCTCAATCGTCTGCCTATGAAAGATTCCTGGATTCAACATGTTCAAGAGGGGTTTAAAAAGGTAATGATGGAATCAGGTGGAACGGCCTACCAATTTTTTGGCGGAAAACCTTATACAGTAGCGGGAAAAACAGGAACAGCCGAAGCGTTTTATGATGGCCCTGATCGTGAGAAATACAGCGAGCCGCAAGAAACGATGAACTTGACTATTGTTGGTTATTCACCAGCAGATAAGCCAGAAGTCGCTTTTGCAGTTGTCGTGCCATGGGCGTATCAAAGACATACGACAGATCATCATATGAATAAATTAATCGCTAGTGAAATTATGGATGAGTACCATAAGCTGAAAAAAGAACGTGCGAAGCAAGCAAAGGCAGAAGCAACGACTACAGTAAAGGTTAATCATAACAAAGATAAGAAAACAGATGAGAGTGAAAGCTCAACAAATGAATAA
- a CDS encoding DUF456 domain-containing protein: MDILYWTVVITMFIIGFIGLIYPIIPSVLFIFAGFILYGFFYSFEPFHWLFWTIQILFVLLLFMADYVANMIGVKKYGGSKAGIWGSTIGLLVGPFVIPAFGIIIGPFVGAILAELLVHKRDLWTASKIGFGSVIGFISSVLTKSIIQIVMVGYFFFVIYK, translated from the coding sequence ATGGATATTCTTTATTGGACGGTTGTCATCACCATGTTTATTATCGGTTTTATTGGCTTGATTTATCCAATTATTCCAAGCGTGCTCTTTATTTTCGCCGGCTTTATTTTATACGGATTTTTTTATTCATTTGAACCATTCCATTGGCTGTTTTGGACCATACAAATTTTATTTGTTTTGCTTTTATTTATGGCGGATTATGTAGCGAATATGATCGGCGTTAAAAAATATGGTGGCTCCAAAGCGGGGATATGGGGCAGTACTATTGGCCTTCTAGTGGGACCGTTCGTCATTCCTGCTTTCGGTATTATCATTGGTCCATTTGTTGGGGCAATTTTAGCAGAACTGCTTGTTCATAAGCGAGACTTATGGACCGCTTCGAAGATTGGGTTTGGCTCTGTTATTGGCTTTATTAGCAGTGTGTTGACAAAAAGCATTATTCAAATCGTAATGGTTGGATATTTTTTCTTTGTTATATATAAATAG
- a CDS encoding LysM domain-containing protein produces the protein MKRLIGFLCVCFILFIVYFDVTTGTLPKSSSSPAKEPSQPVHQTANKHKLQYVKKTMKPGDTLLSIIEQEEGTLKQPIESIVSDFQELNEGLKPEQMQIGKTYKIPSYK, from the coding sequence ATGAAACGGCTAATCGGTTTTCTATGCGTATGTTTTATTCTGTTTATCGTTTACTTTGATGTCACAACAGGAACTTTACCAAAGTCATCTTCTTCTCCTGCAAAAGAACCTTCACAACCTGTTCATCAAACAGCGAATAAACACAAACTGCAATATGTAAAAAAAACCATGAAGCCGGGTGACACCTTATTGTCAATTATTGAGCAAGAAGAAGGGACACTAAAACAGCCAATTGAATCGATTGTGAGTGATTTTCAAGAGCTAAATGAAGGGCTAAAACCCGAACAAATGCAAATTGGAAAAACCTATAAAATTCCGAGCTATAAATAG
- a CDS encoding 5' nucleotidase, NT5C type, translating to MKKRFGIDIDGTVTRPDTFVPFLNDAFQLNLTYEDITQYDFYPYVNVSKEDFNHWFLTNEPIFYKESLPADGAKEVLNAWTASADLYYISARTPHLLDVTEKWFAKHRLSYHHLELIGSHNKVATAKKLAVDLFLEDKHDNAVAIAEECNIPVLLFNTPYNQDPVPNSVIRVQSWHEAQTWVRKWLQEQQV from the coding sequence ATGAAGAAACGATTTGGAATAGATATAGATGGAACCGTCACACGACCAGACACCTTTGTTCCATTTTTAAATGACGCTTTTCAATTAAATTTAACATATGAAGACATTACCCAATATGATTTTTATCCATATGTGAACGTATCAAAAGAAGATTTTAACCACTGGTTCTTAACAAATGAACCAATCTTTTATAAAGAATCTTTACCTGCTGATGGGGCAAAAGAAGTATTAAATGCATGGACAGCTTCGGCTGATTTATATTATATTAGCGCACGTACTCCACATCTTCTTGATGTCACAGAAAAGTGGTTTGCCAAACATCGACTGAGCTATCATCATCTAGAATTAATTGGATCGCACAACAAAGTAGCTACAGCCAAAAAATTAGCGGTCGACCTATTTCTAGAAGATAAACATGATAATGCAGTTGCAATCGCTGAAGAATGTAATATCCCTGTCTTACTCTTTAATACACCCTATAATCAAGATCCTGTTCCAAACAGTGTCATTCGGGTTCAATCCTGGCACGAAGCACAAACTTGGGTTCGTAAATGGCTGCAGGAGCAGCAAGTATAA
- the sodA gene encoding superoxide dismutase SodA, with protein MAFELPQLPYAVDALEPHIDKETMNIHHTKHHNTYVTNLNAAIEGNEELQSKSIEELVANLDAVPEAIRTAVRNNGGGHANHSLFWTILTPNGSGAPAGELADAIAAKFGSLDAFKEEFAKAAATRFGSGWAWLVVNNGELEVTSTPNQDSPLSEGKTPVLGLDVWEHAYYLNYQNRRPDYIGAFWNVVNWDEVAKRYAAAK; from the coding sequence ATGGCATTTGAATTACCACAATTACCATACGCAGTTGATGCATTAGAACCACACATTGACAAAGAAACAATGAACATTCATCACACAAAACATCACAACACATATGTAACAAACTTAAACGCTGCAATTGAAGGAAACGAAGAGCTTCAAAGCAAAAGCATTGAAGAACTAGTTGCTAACCTAGATGCAGTTCCAGAAGCTATTCGTACAGCTGTACGCAACAATGGTGGAGGACATGCTAACCACTCTTTATTCTGGACAATTTTAACTCCAAATGGTAGCGGTGCACCAGCTGGTGAACTAGCGGACGCAATTGCTGCTAAATTTGGTAGCTTGGATGCGTTTAAAGAAGAATTCGCTAAAGCAGCAGCAACTCGCTTCGGTTCTGGTTGGGCTTGGTTAGTTGTAAATAACGGCGAATTAGAAGTAACAAGCACACCAAACCAAGATTCTCCATTATCAGAAGGGAAAACACCTGTTCTTGGATTAGATGTTTGGGAGCATGCTTACTACTTAAACTACCAAAACCGTCGTCCTGATTACATCGGTGCTTTCTGGAATGTTGTAAACTGGGATGAAGTTGCAAAACGTTACGCAGCTGCAAAATAA
- a CDS encoding metal ABC transporter permease — protein sequence MISGLLQYEFLQNAFITGIIIGVLAPLLGVFIVVRRMSMIADALSHVALAGIAFSLLLQKSFVSLVGLNPLYMGMAFSVGGSLFIEKLRTIYKHYQELAIPIILSGGIGLSVIFISVADGFNADLYSYLFGSVSAVSRSDLYVIIGVGIAVIVTLILLFKELFLLSFDEEHAKASGIPSKVIHFIFIVLVALVIAASMRVVGILLVSSLMTLPVAASLRFAQGFKQMIGYSVVFGEISVIGGLFLSYELDLAPGGTIVMLAVLILVLAIIIDKWKNR from the coding sequence ATGATATCGGGGTTATTGCAATATGAGTTTTTGCAAAACGCATTTATTACAGGAATTATTATTGGAGTATTAGCGCCGCTCTTGGGCGTTTTTATTGTGGTTAGACGGATGTCTATGATTGCAGATGCCTTAAGTCATGTAGCACTTGCAGGGATCGCGTTTAGTTTACTGCTGCAAAAGAGTTTTGTTTCGCTAGTTGGATTAAATCCACTTTATATGGGAATGGCATTTTCTGTTGGTGGTTCTTTATTTATTGAGAAGTTAAGAACCATTTATAAGCATTATCAGGAGCTGGCAATCCCAATTATTTTATCAGGCGGAATCGGACTTAGTGTTATTTTTATTTCCGTTGCAGATGGATTTAATGCGGATTTATATAGTTATCTATTTGGAAGTGTAAGTGCAGTTAGCCGCTCTGATTTATATGTCATTATCGGAGTAGGCATAGCGGTTATTGTAACGTTAATATTGTTATTTAAGGAACTGTTTTTACTTTCATTTGATGAAGAACATGCGAAGGCTTCTGGTATTCCTTCTAAAGTGATTCATTTTATTTTTATTGTACTTGTCGCTCTTGTGATTGCAGCATCTATGAGAGTGGTTGGAATTTTGCTTGTCTCATCTTTAATGACGCTGCCGGTTGCTGCGAGTTTACGATTTGCACAAGGATTTAAACAAATGATTGGTTATTCAGTTGTTTTTGGTGAAATATCCGTCATAGGTGGTTTATTTTTATCTTATGAGCTAGATCTTGCTCCAGGTGGAACGATTGTAATGCTAGCTGTACTCATTCTTGTTTTAGCAATTATTATTGATAAGTGGAAAAATAGGTAA
- a CDS encoding Fur family transcriptional regulator, protein MNVTTAIQLLKDKGYKQTGKREDMLQLFSSSNKYLTAKDVLENMKSSYPGLSFDTIYRNLSLFVQLGIFEMTELEGEKRFRFTCSHSEHHHHFICLDCGKTKEIAACPMESLEDNLQDYDVSGHKFEIYGRCPDCCVQSQ, encoded by the coding sequence TTGAATGTAACAACAGCGATTCAATTACTAAAGGATAAAGGGTATAAACAAACGGGAAAAAGAGAAGATATGCTTCAGCTTTTTTCGTCTAGTAATAAATATTTAACGGCAAAAGATGTATTAGAGAATATGAAGTCGAGCTATCCAGGATTAAGCTTCGATACGATTTACCGCAACCTTTCTTTATTTGTACAATTAGGTATTTTTGAAATGACAGAACTTGAAGGAGAGAAACGTTTCCGATTTACTTGTAGTCACTCTGAACATCATCATCATTTTATTTGTTTAGATTGTGGAAAGACGAAAGAAATTGCAGCGTGTCCGATGGAAAGTCTAGAAGATAATTTACAGGATTATGATGTGTCTGGTCATAAGTTTGAAATTTATGGCCGTTGTCCTGACTGTTGTGTACAGTCACAGTAA
- a CDS encoding DUF308 domain-containing protein, whose protein sequence is MEENRYTSVDNEVRLTPKPMDSTSTSTSTSQIHQTVDEDRNRYESGEAVKNHYLEETSAEVAAPISNRGQATNSERYDDPAYGIGFGGTLVGTLALIASILSLFMMPILLGIVGIVAGFIARSKGAKSLGAWAIGIGAVSIIVGIFILPFF, encoded by the coding sequence ATGGAAGAGAATCGTTACACAAGTGTTGACAATGAAGTGCGTTTGACTCCAAAGCCAATGGATTCCACTTCGACCTCGACTTCGACTTCACAGATTCATCAAACAGTTGATGAAGATCGAAATAGATACGAATCCGGTGAAGCGGTAAAAAATCATTATCTAGAAGAAACATCTGCTGAGGTTGCGGCACCGATAAGTAATCGTGGACAAGCAACGAATTCAGAAAGATATGATGATCCTGCATATGGTATTGGTTTCGGTGGTACATTAGTTGGGACCCTTGCGTTAATTGCATCCATCCTCTCCTTATTTATGATGCCAATTTTACTTGGTATTGTCGGCATTGTGGCTGGGTTTATTGCCCGTAGTAAAGGAGCAAAAAGTCTTGGAGCATGGGCAATCGGGATTGGTGCTGTCTCAATTATTGTTGGCATCTTTATCTTGCCGTTTTTTTAA